ATCTTGGGTAATGATGAAACATGTGAGGTGAAGGGCATAgggaatattaaaattaaagcTCATGATGGACAAATCAGAATTCTACAGGAAGTAAGATACATTCTCAAGCTTAAAAGAAACTTAATATCCTTAGGAATGTTGGAGAAGATAGGTTTTGATTTTCTGTcaaaagaaggatatctctaTGTCATGAAACATGAGAAGGTAATGCTGAAAGCTGTAAGAAATAACAGCTTGTATCACCTATTGGGTTATGCAATCACTGGAAATGCAGATGTAAGCTCCACATGCCAAACTGAACTATGGCATAGAAGGCTTGCACATGTGGGTGAGAAGGGAATTATGAAATTAAAGAAGCAAGGGTTACTTGAGATACCCAACCCTGTGAAGCTAAAGGTCTGTGAGGATTACATCTTCGGTAAGAGCAAGAAAAGACCATATGCTGCTGGAAAAATGAACTCAAAACAACCACTTGAGTACATTCACAGTGATTTATGGGGGCCAACAAAAGTTAGTACCATGAGTGGAGGCAGATACTAGCTTTCCATAATAGATTAATATAGTAGAAAACTCTGGGTATACATTCTCAAACATAAGTCTGATACATTTTCAAAGTTTGAGGAGTGGTGTAATGAAGTAGAGAATGAGAAGAGTCTAAAGGTGAAGAATTTAAGGACTGATAATGGTCTTGAATATCTGTCTGAAGAATTTGAAAGTTTCTGTAAAAGGAAGGGAATAAAAAGACACAGAACAATGCCTGTCAATCCACAACAGAACGGTGTGATAGAGAGGATGAACATGACCATATTGGAAAGAGTCAGATGTATGTTGACAAGTTCAGGCATGCCAACAAGATTCTAGGGAGAAGCTGTCAACACAGCTTGTTATCTTATCAACAAATGTCCATCTGCTGCACTAAATTTTAAAGTTCCTGATGAAATATGGAGTGAAAGAGCTTGTAGGTATAGCTATCTAAAGGTTTTCAGCTGCCAGGCTTTTGCCCACATTAGGCAAGATAAACTTCAGCCTAGAGCAGTAAGATGTGTAATGTTAGGCTATCCCAAAGGTGTTAAGGGATATAAGTTGTGGTGCCTAGAGGCTGGaaataaaaaatgcataatAAGCAGGGATGTCACTTTTGTTGAAGATAAAATGCCTTTCTTAGAGGGCATCAACAGTGAAAATGCTAAAAGAGAGGCTGCTCAGTTTGAGGTGGAGCATGCTGAAGGTAGTGAGAACACAGAGCAGCCCACTAGTGATAATGAGGCTATAACAGCAGGTTCTGATCAAGATTTGGAAGCAGATCAAGAAATAAATGATCTGGAAAACTATCAATTGGCCAGAGATAGGTTGAGAAGACAAACACATCCACCAGATAGGTATGGCCATGCAGACTTTGTTTAATGAATTTGATTTTCCTTGCTTACGTGCTCAACATGTTTCTAATCCTATTTCTGATGAGACTCGAAGTGAGGTGGAGCAATTCCCTCGTTGAAGTAATTTCAATGGTTCTAATGACACACATGTTGAAAATGTTGATGAACATGTTGATGATGTACCTGACTTGCATGTAAATCAGGGTGATAATGACTTTGATCATAATGTGCAGCATGATAACTCATGATGGTAGTATTGATGATTTGCATGATTATCAACTAGCTAGGGATAAAGAAAGGAGGACTACTAGGCCACCCAAAAAGTTTAATGATTTTGAAATGGCCTTACTTGCTTTCAATGTGTTTGAAACTTTGGATAGTAGTGATCCTAAAACCTATGAAGAAGCTACAAAGTGTTTGAATTCTATAAAGTGGACAGAAGCTATGAAACATGAGATGGCCTCTCTTCTTGCTAATAAAACTTGGATCTTTGTCCCTAAACCTGAAAGTTGCTCTATTATTGATTGCAAATGGTTGTATAAGTTGAAGGAAGAAATTGAAGGTCTTCGTTTTAAGGTCGATTAGTGGCTAAGAGATTTACTCAAAATGAGGGAGTAGATTACAATGAAATATTTGCTCCTATTGTTAAATTTACCACTGTTAGAATCATGCTCGCTCTAGTTGCTCATTTTAATtgggaattaaaataaatggaTGTAACTAGTGCTTTTCTTCATGGTGATTTAGATAGGCCTGTCTATATGAGGCAGCCCGAGGGCTTTGTTGATTCTTCAAAACCTGATCATGTGTGCCTCCTTAAGAAGACTTTATATGGCTTGAAACAATCTCTCGGGCAATGGAACATTAAATTTGATCAATGTATGCAAATCTTTGAAGTTTACCAGGAGTAAGTTTGATAATTGTCTTTACTTTAAAGATTGTGGTAATGTTCTTATGTTCTTGTTGATATATGCGGATGATATGTTGCTAGTTAGTCATTGTATCGATTCTATCAAGCATGTGCAAAAGTGTTTAAGTGAGAACTTcaaaatgaaggacttaggggATGCTAAAAAGATACTTGGCATGAACATTGTTAGATATAGAAATAAATTCACTCTTGAGCTAAATCAGATTTCATATGTTGAAAAGATTTAGAGTAAATTTTTTATGTCGAATGTTAAAGTTGTCAACGTGCCCCTTGCTTCTCATTTTGTGTTAAGTAAGGACCAATCCCCCAAGACTCGTCCTGAAATGAGTGATATGAAGAAAGTTCCTTACTCCAATGCTATAAGATCTGTCATGTATCTTATGATTAGTACCCGGTCTGACATTGCTTACACTGTTAGTTGTTTAAGTCGTTACATGTCCAATCTCGGTATGCCGCATTGGGAAGCATTGAAATGGTTACTTAGGTACTTGAAATCTTCTAAGAACTTTGGTTTAACTTTCTCTAAGTGCTATGAAGGTGTCAAATTGATTGGCTATGTGGATTCCAACTATGCTAATTGTGAATTAGAATCTTCTGATAACAACAAAGATCCACACAATAAAACACAAACCAAAACCCAATTTGAAAGCGCAGCAACACAGCAGATTAAAACCATGCACAAGAAAGTGTAACACCACGCTTTACGTGGTTCCAATCATTGCCGATTGTACATCCACGGGAGGGTCAATAGTAGATGTTTATTACTCTCACAAGAGGAAGAATGTCTCACACTTTACAATCGaaaaacaaagaagaaaaagaagaagaagaagatgatgaaatCTACATTCACTCGCagaaatcacacacacacagctcACATGCTGTTACAGCTTTTTCTGTCTCTATTTTTCTAACTAACTCAATCACAACTAATTATCCTATTTAATATGGCTATAACTGAATAACACTTTTCTGCATAAGCTTTCAATCATGACCATTGATAGATGGATGGCCAAGATTGCAGCATTACACAAACACCacaacaatctccaccttgactGTGTAATACAGAGCTCCAACTTTTCCTCCACTTAGCCCCATCACAGAGCTTACCACCCAGACATCATAATAAACACATGCAACACAACCTCACAGCTGCTTTTGCACCACTCCAACCAGGTCCAGGCAATGCTTGAACTTTTGCTGAGGCAATGCCTTGGTTAACATATCCGAGGCATTATTCTCAGTTCCAACTTTAACCACCTTAACACTTTCATTTCCAACAATATCTCTTATGACATCTCACATCTATATGTTTACTTCGCTCATGGAATGCCTGATGATTCGCCAAATGTATAGCACTTTGGCTATCACATCTCACTTCTACAGCCTGCTGCTCAATTCCAAATTCACCAAGAATTCCCTTTAACCAAAGAGCTTCTTTGACTGCCTCTGTAAGTGCCATGTACTCAGCTTCAGTGGTGGAAAAAGCCACCACTGATTGGAGATTTGATTTCCAACTGATTGCTGCTCCAAACAGAGTGAAAATATAGCCGGTTTGAGACTTCCTAGCATCAACATTTGCTGCATAGTCAGAGTCCACATAGCCAATCAAACAAGCATCTGTAATTCCATCTTGCTGCTCAAACAAAATTCCCAAATCTGCATTACCCTTCATATATATGAGAATCCACTTTAAAGCCTCCCAATGAGTCTTTCTTGGCTCACTCATATATCTACTAGTAACACTTATAACATATGAGAGATCAGGCCTTGTGCATATCATGCAATACATGATACTGCCCACAATGTTGGAATAAGGAATGTTTGCCATAAACTTCCTTTCTTCAGTAGTATTTGGCCTTTGATCCACACTGAGCTTAAAATGTTGTCCCAAAGGTACCTGAACCGCCTTAGCTTCTGCCATTTGAAACTTATTCAGCACCTTCTTGACATAATCTTCTTGAAACAACTATAGTTTTCCACAAACTCTATCCCTTAGAatatccattcctaggattctTTTTGCCTGTCCAAGATCCCTCATTTCAAATCTTGCCTTCAAATCTCTTTTAACTGATCTGATCTCTTGCTTGCTATTGCTAGCAACAAGTATATCATCAACGTACAAGAGGAGATAAGTGACAACGGAACTAGATGAAGACCTTATATAAACACAGCTGTCATATGCAGATTTCTGAAATCCCATACTTTTCATTTGATCATCAAACTTCAAGTACCATTGCCTTGAACTTTGCGTTAATCcataaatgaattttttttagtaagCACACCTTGATCATCACCATCAACCACAAAACCTTCTGGCTGGACCATGTAGATGCTCTCCTCTAAATCACCATTGAGAAAAGCGGTTTTAACATCAAGTTGCTCTAACTCCAATCCAAGTTGTGTGATAATAGCTAAAAGAATTCTTATTGAAGTGTGTTTCCCCACTGGAGAAAACACCTCATTAAAATCTATGCCCTCTCTCTGTGTATATCCTTTAGCTCTGTGTATATCAATTAGCTCCACCTTTTTCTTATAAACCCATTTGCACCCTATGCACTTTTGCTTCTTTGGATTTTCAACTAAAACCCATGTTCTGTTTTTGAGCAGTGAATCAATCTCTTCTTGCATAGCCTGGATCCACTGATCCATTTCAGTGCAATTTACTGCCTCTCTTAGgggtgggaatcgggtcgggttcgggtaccctacccgaaaaaatcgggtacccgaacccgaaaatcaaccaaaacacctacccgatcccgaacccgattttgaaatcgggtaccctaatacccgactcgggtacccgagtcgggtattcgggtaccctaaattacccgaccAAGACGAATATGAAATACGCagcaagaaattgaaaaattcTTCTACCTATCACACCAACAGAGGACAAACAATTTTCTCACTTGAAATCGGAAAATGAATCTATGAATTCATATAATACAGAGACTTCATCTACATCATAAATGGAGAAACATTTACCAAAAATTATGTTCCATTCATCCCTTTAAATTCTCTAACAAATCCTCTCTAACCACATTTACATGGAAATCGAAATCTTtatgaaaagaagaagaagaagaagaagaagaagaagaagaagaagaagacgaagaagaacgGCGACTGCGGTGGGCGGTCGAGGAGAACGGCGACTGGAGTGGGGGGCGGCCGGGCGGGAGATTGGAATTTGGGGTTGGAAATGGGAACTTGGGAAATGGAATTTGGGGTTGGAAATGGGAACTTTGGGAAACATGACAGCTGTTTGCGTGTTTCACTCCAGAACTAGGGAAGGGATTTCAATTAAAATACATGACAGCTGTTTGCgtattaaatactaaattattcgggtatttcgggtatacccgatacccgatcgggtatacccgatacccgattttctaacaccctaaatacccgatcccgaacccgaacccgaatttttcgggtatagggtacccgatacccgattttttcgggtcgggtaatcgggtacccgatacccgatcccgaaattcccagccctagccTCTCTATAAGTCTTAGGCTCATCAAAACTAATCCCTTCTGCTATGTTAAGAGCATATGAGATTACCACATCTCTGCTAATGACAGCTTTAAAACCCTGTTCATTTCTATCCCATAACCTGTACCCTTTAACTCCTCCAGGATATCCcaaaaaaacacattttttaGATCTTGGTTCCAATTTATCACCTTTTTTATGCATGTATGCAGCACATCCAAACACTCTCAAATTGGATAAATCAAGGGGTTTGTCATAGAAAACAGATTCAGGGCATTTACCTTGTAAAGGAACAGAGGGTGATCGATTTACCAAATAAGCAGCAGTATGTATAGCTTCCCCCGAAAACTTCGTAGAAAGGCCAGAAGTAGACAACATGCTTCTTACCTTATCTAACAAGGTTCTATTCATGCGTTTAGCTACCCTATTATGTTGAGGCGTATAAGGCACAATTTTATGACGCTTAATACTAGATAAAGTGCATATATCGTCAAGTAAAGCATTACAAAACTCAAGTCCATTATCAGTCCTTAAGGTCTTAATCTTCTTTCCAATTTGATTTTCTATTTGTATTTTTCAATCTTTGAACTTATCAAAAACATCAGACTTgtttttcaacaaaaaaaatccAAACTTTTCTGGAATAATCATCAATAACAGATAGAAAATACCTATTCCCACCATGAGTAGGCTCACTAGCAGGACCCCACACACCCGCATGCAAATATTCAAGAATATCAGAACACTTAGTTTTGTTTCGAAATGAAGAGACAGGAAAAGACACACGGTGCTGCTTTCCTAAAACACATGAATCACAAAAGGCATGCTAGATAATTTATCATTACCAAAGACACCACTTTTATGCAAGATTTCCAAACCCTTATTGCTCATGTGTCTTAAACGTTTATGCCAAAGCACAGTTTTGTCCTCTTGGACAACATTCACACAATTTGCATCATCCACAATAGCATTAGCAAGGCAAATatacaaattatttaatttttcacaaCTAAGGcgctgatttatgcctaattgttctaatgttgggggtttacatgcgcatattttaagttaaatcttctggaaattggtgcgttttatggtttgttttatgcttttcaagagatttaggtcttatagatggaagagtgcgattttggagattttgggggtaagaatcgtgtttttaggcacactttgttatgcagagctgaacttctcTATGAAGGCTCGTGCCAGAGTAGAGAAGCCcgcttcagagcagaggagtgcaTTCCAGAAGTCGCCAGCGAAATTCGCTCAAGCCAGAGAAATGAGGAGGCGAGcgcggaaatgccagaggaatcgaggcgagcgcggaaatgccagaggaatcgaagcgagcgaggaatcgccagagaaatcacttcgctactGGAAACATAAGTGTAAGAGGAATcgctatgccagaggaatcaaacgccagagaaatcaccatttctctggagtcagagaaatcaccatttctctggagtcagcgaaatcaagaagccagtgtagccaagttatcaccagaggagtcaagagtcagagcagaggagataGAAGTTCATTatagcggaatcgagaagccagagaaatcaccatctcTCTGGCGAAAGCCGGAGCCGAAACCATCCCGCTGgtgacccattccgctggcgattgccagagcggaagccattccgctggcgagaaccCCGAATTCGGCCAGGGAGGAGATTATTTCTGGGGcgcgcgtcatagctggagagttgccttattttgcacgattctattgcctttagagttctactttgcatggcaactttcatggtgatccagaaggatttgaagtccataaatagggccatactttttattgtaaaatatcaatcccttgccctaatttttggagtTCTGCCGTGAAGAAGCATCCAGCGCCGCACtgctccgaagcttaggaatttacttgctttcatagtctttcatagtttcgagtttttattgttctaagttagatttcaattttgtttttagtttagttcattcttggattgtgattgagtgacacaattacatgttcaaggagttttacggtatttcgtatttcaattcaatttatttctgtttaatcatgtttatgcttttcgtttatgtttatgctttctttttaattatgcactttagtttatgcctagattagttggtttttaatttacaagtatttgaTTTCATAAATAGGTTTactttaagttctttaaaatcttgcctagggtttaatagttcaatttgcctattttaattttaagttcggtttttacttaagtttttaattccaagttttagtttaataatcaatctttttactgctttctttattgtttttcctgcgatacaattagaagccattaaagactttccttgagagatgacactgggtcaacttaccatcactaggatgtccttgttctattgcaagtcaaactagaggtgttctaggttgagtcaaattttggcgccgttgccggggaaagttttaggcgttttagttgtgtcgttttacttgctttatttaatttccagtttttacgtttttgtttttacttttcttttctttccacccggtgcgtttcacccgtgtgttaagtgttgtgtatgcagggacgccgtagtctgaaaagaaaattaacgtccccgctggataacactcgGACACGTACTAGAGCAGACGCattatactctgactctgattccgAGGATAGCGCTGCAAGCCTCGccaattccagctctgactcCGATCTTGACGTTCCAGAGCAGACCGTAGTAGGGGAGGCAGCCAGCTCTGACCAGCCAGAGCAGACCACAGCCACGGCAGAACACACTAAGGAGAAAAAGGCCAGCTCCGTCAATTTTCACACTGAGCAGGATTTACACGAGGAGAAAGAAGTCATGGCTcaaaacatggagtacatgggagacttcaccaggccggtgatTGGAGAtgccaacacgtcggcaatcgtgatccccactgctgtgagaaactacaatctcaaacccaatgactcgaatttgctgccggtgttccacgggatgccaagcgaggatgctctgcaattcattcgagatttttgcacacaagtgcaaacgattcccTTGCTTACTCTCAcagaggaccaactcaagctcaagtgcttcccctatgcacttaaagaccgggcgaggacgtggatgctatctctgccgtccaactctatcactacgtggggagatgcttgtgaaaaattcatgctgaaatactacccaagtcacaagacacaggagctgagaacaaaaataatggagttcacccaaggagcggacgagcctttgcacgaagcttgggagagatatgaagaactcctccgccaatgtcctcaacatcaattcactaatgtgatgttgatgcagtttttctacgatgggttagtagaaactgcccaatttatggtagatagcacggcaggagaaaacatagctcggaagacagcTGCAGAcctgaaagagattttcaagactttggccgaaagctcccaacagaaatctgtccgtggaagaagagttgaTGCCAGCGCGGTGACAAATCAGTTTGAGCTGCAGTAGCAAGTAGCCGATCTTGTGAGACAGGTGGAGCATCTTaagatgggcaagatggaaactcCTTCCGTCCCCCAGCAGTACGTTGAGCCTTGTGGtatatgtggagatttcagccatggagctaatgaatgccatagaatgggagagtttaccccggaaggacaagctgaggtctatgcggcacaaggatttcaaggcTACAATCAAGGGCCAAGCAGACCTTATGGGCAGACCATGAATCAAGGCCAACAACATGTCAATGGGGGATGGAGAAATCAGCCGAatgctggatggggaaatcaaaatctcggggggaatcaataccgtcgaccaccccaaatgggATATCAACAGCAGCAACAATACTTCCCACCGCAGCCGAGCATTCCACAACAATACCCACAGCAATATCAACCGCCCCCAATGCAGCAAGGGAACTTTCAACCTCAACAATTGCAGAACGCGCAACAGTTTCAAAAGTAAGTTCCACAGCAGAGGCCAACATTGGAGGAGACTatgcagtccttcatggagatCAGCAAGCAAAAcatggagatgactaagcaaAATTTTGAGTCTCAATCCGCCACaataaaaagacttgagactACCGTGGGGCAATTGTCGGGCACTTTGAACCAAattcaacagcagcagcagcccgggaaATTTCATGACCAACCCCTGCAAACTCACCAGGCTCAAGCTGTCACTGTTCTTCGCAGCGGCAAAATGGTGGACAACAACGTGAAGGATCCGGAGCAGACCAGAAATTCAGAGCTGCCGAAGTCACCTCTGGagaagccagctctgccgattcCAGAGATGCCGAAGTCACCTCTGGCGAAGCTAGCTCTGCCGAGTCCAGAGATGCCGAAGTCACCTCTGgcgaagtcagctctgcagaattcCGCCGCACAAGGTTCAGTCCTGCCAAGTTCCACTCTGACGAGCCCTTATGAAGAAGAAGGACCAGAGCAGAAGAAaaaggaaggagagaaggaagaTCAGCCAAAAGACAGAGTGATGGAAGAAGGAAAAGAGGCCAAACTACACAAATCCACTACACCTTATCGGCCACCAATTCCTTTTCCGGGCAGATTGCGGAATGAAAAGATGGATaaacagttcgccgacttctacaacatgtttGCCAAGGTAAACGTAAATCTGCCcctccttgatgtgatcagaaaagtcccggcgtatgtgaagtttttcaaggagttagtctccaacaagcggaagttcgAGGACAATGAGAAGGTTTTGGTCTCAGAAATTGCGAACTCGATCATACAGCAGCCTCTGCCACCAAAGCAACGCGACCCAAGTAGTTTCGTGATTAAAATTGCTttaggaaatggtaaggaagctacGGGAATGTTAGATTTGGGTGCTGGAATTAACCttatgccttactctatttttaaacaattagagttaggtgatTTGAAAcccactcgcatgtgtctacaactcgcCGATAGGTCCGTTACATACCCCCGTGGGATCGTAGAGGATGTTTTGGTGAATGTTGGGGGCTTGATTATTCCCGTAGATTTTGTGGTTCTCGAGATTGGGGAGGTGCATGAAAATGGTGTCGAGCACACACTACTGTTAGGAAGACCGTTtatggcaaccactaacacCTTAATTGATGTTAAGGATGGAAATATTAAAATGACCGTGTTAGGggagtcagtgtctttctctGTGCATGATAGTCGTGCTATGCCTTTTGCAAATTTTATCAACGAATGCTCCTTTATAGATCCTATTGATGGCTtagttgagaaggtatttttacaggagcaggaGTGTGTGGAAGTCTGTGCTGGATCGGCAGACATGGAAGAGCTAGCTCgggaagctgaagagttcaGCTCTGCACTCGCCAGCTCTGCCCCCTTCAGCGATGCAACCTTTAGCTCTCCACTGCCCAGCGCTGCACCCTTCagcccagctctgccgagctcagtgCTGCCCTGCCATACGGAGCTGCCCATTGATGAACAGATGAGAACCAAGAGGCCAGCGCTGGCACTGAAGGAACTCCAAGCCAATCTCAAGAACGTATTCTTAGAAGAGAAAAAGGAGAAGCCGAGGTTCAGATCGGTAGCGTTGTCCCTGAATAAAGAAGGTGTGCTGCCAAAGGACGTGTTTGACCCTGGTGCAACTCCTTCTAAGGAAAATTTCAGAGGAGACGGACATCGCATGACATCCGATTATGGGCAGATGAGTACTCCGATGGTAGTGGAGTCTCACATTCTGCACGATCCTCATTGATGAATCAaaactgaagtcgggctggagactctaaatctagcgcttggtgggaggcaacccaccgttggtttgtttttagtttttgtttttctttgttttccgttgttgttttgtgtctttcctaagtttcggttgctttgcggatactttGATGTTTGGTGAGTATGTCTTGTTTTCAGCGCCGCTGCACTTTTCCGCGCTGCACCTTTCCACCGCTGCACTTCTCCACGCTGTACTTTtccgcgctgcacttctccgcgctgctctgccagcgctgacctaATTCAGCATGGCCACTTTCTACTCTGCAGCGCTGCAACTCTCCACTCTACCACAGACCGCGAATTCCCttcttcaccacctcgcacgatgcttcagtttctcaatgccgataatcagggacgtattCTCcactctttttatttcttttgtgccctgaggacatggcatgctttaagtgtggggggtgttttattgggtgttttattgtgcttatgttttcaattgggcgagattagtctttctatgcttagtttttggtctcgaatcttgctaatttttatgaatttgtggaagagtagatggttttcgatgcgaatttcgggtttgtgaacgAATGGTGGTTATTATTGTTTTACTgttgatatgtgtttcttgtttgtgcaaagaattggagttttgttgcaacatgattgtaagttagtaaaacgtgatttgtccggtagatgctagaaggagtgttgtcattgtgattacctacgatcgta
The genomic region above belongs to Salvia miltiorrhiza cultivar Shanhuang (shh) chromosome 5, IMPLAD_Smil_shh, whole genome shotgun sequence and contains:
- the LOC131025958 gene encoding uncharacterized protein LOC131025958 → MQSFMEISKQNMEMTKQNFESQSATIKRLETTVGQLSGTLNQIQQQQQPGKFHDQPLQTHQAQAVTVLRSGKMVDNNVKDPEQTRNSELPKSPLEKPALPIPEMPKSPLAKLALPSPEMPKSPLAKSALQNSAAQGSVLPSSTLTSPYEEEGPEQKKKEGEKEDQPKDRVMEEGKEAKLHKSTTPYRPPIPFPGRLRNEKMDKQFADFYNMFAKRKFEDNEKVLVSEIANSIIQQPLPPKQRDPSSFVIKIALGNGKEATGMLDLGAGINLMPYSIFKQLELGDLKPTRMCLQLADRSVTYPRGIVEDVLVNVGGLIIPVDFVVLEIGEVHENGVEHTLLLGRPFMATTNTLIDVKDGNIKMTVLGESVSFSVHDSRAMPFANFINECSFIDPIDGLVEKVFLQEQECVEVCAGSADMEELAREAEEFSSALASSAPFSDATFSSPLPSAAPFSPALPSSVLPCHTELPIDEQMRTKRPALALKELQANLKNVFLEEKKEKPRFRSVALSLNKEGVLPKDVFDPGATPSKENFRGDGHRMTSDYGQMSTPMVVESHILHDPH